A stretch of DNA from Desmospora activa DSM 45169:
ATGAATTGTACGCTTGTGGGGGTCTGCCGCAAAAAAATCAGCTGTTGATGCAGATCTATGCCGATGTGACCAACTTGGAAATTAAAATCGCCGACTCCACCCATACTCCTGCTCTGGGTGCAGCTATGTTTGGCGCGGTGGCGGCGGGATCGGCAGCAGGCGGGTTTGCGACGATTGTGGAAGCGGCGGAAAAGATGGCCCGTGTGCGTTCAGAACCGATTCGGCCGATAGCGGAACATGTCGCCGTATATGAACAGCTATACCAGGAATACAGCACACTTCACGACTATTTTGGCCGTGGTTCAAATGATGTGATGAAGCGGCTAAAAACGCTAAAAGAACAATGGAGGGCCAGCCAGCATGCTTACGAAATCTTATGAATTTTGGTTTGTTACCGGAAGTCAACACCTCTATGGAGAAGAGGCGCTGGCAAAAGTAGAGCAACATTCGCGCCAGATCACAGCAGGATTGCTTCATGCAGATGCGATTCCCTTTCCCATCGTCTTTAAACAGGTGCTGACAACACCGGAAGAGATCGTCAACCTTTGTATCGAAGCCAATGCAGATGAAAATTGTGCTGGTTTGATTACATGGATGCACACCTTTTCCCCAGCAAAAATGTGGATCGCAGGACTGTCCGAACTTCGGAAGCCACTGCTTCACCTGCATACCCAATTTTATCGTGATATTCCCTGGGATCGGATTGACATGGATTTTATGAATCTTCACCAATCAGCCCACGGCGACCGAGAATATGGGTTTATGGGAACAAGGCTGGGCTTGGCTCGTAAAGTGGTGGTCGGTCATTGGGAAGATGAAGCAGTAAAGAAGCGAATCGGGGGCTGGATGCGTACCGCTGTCACGGTTTGTGCGGGAAAGCAGCTCAAGGTGGCCCGCTTTGGTGATAATATGCGCCATGTCGCCGTTACCGAAGGGGATAAAGTGGAGGCCCAGATTCGATTCGGCTGGTCGGTCAACGGTTTTGGAGTCGGTGATTTGGTGGCGCGCATCAACGATATTACGGATGCGGTGGTCAAGGAATTGTTTGCGGAGTATCAAGAACTGTATGATCTGCCGGCGGAAGCGCATGAAGACGGACCGATTCGGGATTCGATATTGGAGCAGGCGCGTATTGAGTTGGGTTTAAAAGCGTTTTTGCAGGAGGGAGGGTTTCACGCTTTTACCACGACGTTTGAAGACCTTCATGGAATGAAGCAGTTGCCGGGGTTGGCCGTCCAGCGTCTGATGGGCGAAGGGTATGGTTTTGGCGGAGAAGGAGATTGGCGGACGGCAGCGCTGGTGCGCATGATGAAGACGATTGCCGCCAATGAAGGAACTTCCTTTATGGAGGATTATACCTATCACCTAGAACCCGGCAATGAAATGATTCTGGGGGCCCATATGTTGGAGGTGTGTCCCACGATTGCAGCGGATCGGCCACGAGTAGCCGTCCATCCCCTCTCCATCGGCGGAAAAGGAGATCCGGCGCGACTCATTTTCAACGGCCGCTCCGGACCGGCGATCAACGCCTCCCTGGTCGAGCTAGGCGGCCGTTTCCGACTAGTGATCAATGAAGTGGATGCGCTCAAACCTGAGCAGGCGATGCCCCATTTACCGGTGGCACGGGTACTGTGGAAACCGCAACCGTCACTGTCTGAGTCGGCGGAAGCGTGGATTTATGCCGGGGGCGCGCATCATACGGTTTTCTCTTATGTCGTTACAACGGAGCAGCTGTTGGATTGGGCGGAGATGGTCGGTATTGAAGCGGTCGTCATCGATAAACATACGTCTCTTCCCTCCTTTCGCAATCAACTAAAATGGAATGATCTTCACTACCGTTTGCGATAAAAAAGTGAAGTAAATATAAGGATGAGTTGACGCTGTCTCAACATCTTCACTAAAGCCCTTCAGTGGGGGCTTTTTCCTTAGAGATTTGACACAATCGAAACGAAACATAAGTTTTGGTAGCGCTTTCATGAATCGTGTGATTGGAGCTGTCAAGTGTGGAGTGATGAAGACCTTCGACTTTTACCCTTATACAGAAGGAGGTTTGCATCGAGATGGCAAAATGGATCGCTTTGGTGGCGATAATTGCGTTAGTGATCGCCGTCTCTTTTACCGGCCCCGATTCCGGCGGGGCTGACGGCGATAACCATCTTACACTTTGGACATTTGTTGAGCAGCATGCAGAGTATTACAACGAAATGGCGGAGCGTTGGAATCAAATGTATCCGGATCGACCGATTGTACTTCAGGTAGAGACGGTTCCTGATTTATCCAATAAACTGCAACTCTCCCTCTACACCGGTGTCGCTGCTCCCGATATCGCGGATATTGAGGTGAACTCCTTCCCCAACTTCTTGCGGGGAGAACCGCAACTGATTCCCTTAAACGATATCGTCGAACCGGTGAAGGAGCACTTTGTGGAGTCGCGCTTTGATATTTACAGCAAGGATGGAACCTATTACGGGGCTCCTTTTCATGTGGGTGCCACTGTGATGTATTACAACAAGGAGATCTTGGATCAAGCCCAGGTGAACCCCGACGACATCAAGACCTGGGATGATTTTGTCGAAGCGGGCAAACAGGTGAAGCAGGACACAGGTAAGCCGATGATTACGGTGGACACGTCTGATTTTATGTTGTTTCAACCGTTGGTGATCCAACAGGGATCCGATTTTCTCGATGAAAATGGAGAAGTGACCCTTGATGGTCCGGTTAATCTACAAACCCTGCAGTTTATGCACGACTTGATCTATAAACATGAGATCGCTGTACCCACCCCTGGTGGCCAGCATCATGCGGAGGAATACTACGGATTTATGAATCAGGGAGGAGCGGCTGCGATTCAGATGCCGCTGTGGTATATGGGGCGGTTTACCGACTTTATGCCGGATTTAAAGGGGAAGATGATCGTGCGTCCGATGCCCATCATGAAAGAAGGGGACGCCAAGTCAGTCGGGATGGGTGGCACGGGTACGGTTGTAACCAATCAAGCAAAAAACCCTGAACTGGCCAAGGATTTCTTAAGCTTTGCCAAGCTGTCCAAGGAAGCCAATATCGAGATCTGGAAACAACTCGGCTTTGATCCGCCGCGGTCGGAAGTGTGGAATGAACCGGCGTTTCAACAGGAAAACAAGTATACCGAGTATTTTGGAAACGATCTCTACGATACCCTCATCAGTATCAAGGATGATATCCGCTCCCCCCACTTTGGATCATTATCGCCGCGGATCTATACAGCCGTCAACTCCCAGCTCCAGTTTAACGTGTTAAGACGAAACAGCCAGGCGCCGGAGGAAGCCTTAAACAAGGCAGCAGAGGAGATGAGGAGTCTCAATCGATAAGGGTGTTTTGCTATTCCTTTTTAGAAAGGAGGTACGGCAGGAGAAAAGATCGTTGTGTTGTGTCAGGACTCCATAAGGAGAGCAACATCGACATTCTACAACGCCAATGAATCTGGCAAAATCTCCTGTCTGAATCCCCATGAAAAACACGCTTGAACCGGCTCCCAACAAAACGGTGAATCCCGAAAGATGGAAAATCGGAAATCTACTTTTCTCTCAGAAAACCGCTCCGTACCTATTTATCGCTCCCTTTGTTCTTTCGTTTCTACTCTTTTTCCTATACCCAATCACCAATTCCGTCATCATGAGCTTCCAAGAGATTCTCCCGGGGGAGCGAACCTTCATCGGTCTGGAAAATTACTCCCGCTTATTGAACGATCACTTTTACCGTGCACTCTACAATACCACCATCTACACCCTATTGACATTGATCATCTTAATTCCGATTCCATTGGTGCTGGCGGTCATCCTCAATTCAAAACTTACCTTCGCCCGCAACTTCTTTAAATCGGCCCTGTTTATTCCCGCTCTCACCTCAACCGTAATCGCCGGGGTGATTTTCCGCCTGATGTTCGGCCAGCAAGATAGCGCATTGATGAACTCACTCTTGATCCAACTCGGTTTTTCTCCCCTACAATGGACCAATAACGCATATACAGCCATGTTTTTAATGGTGGCACTGGCATCGTGGAAATGGATTGGAATCAATATCCTCTATTTTTTGGCCGCTTTACAAAGCATCTCCAAGGATTTGTATGAAGCTGCCGCCATCGATGGTGCCGGGCCTTGGACGCAATTTAGGCGTATTACCCTTCCGCTGTTAAAACCGGTGACGGTGTTTGTAGTAACCATCAGTATCATCGGTGGCATTCGCATGTTTGAGGAGAGTTACATCTTTTGGGGAGCTTCTTCCCCCGCAGATATCGGTCTGACGCTATCGGTCTATCTCTATCAGCAAGGGTTTGACTATTTCGACCTTGGCTTTGGGGCGGCGATCGGTCTCGTCATACTGTTCATTACACTCGTCTTTAATCTTATTCAGTGGAAGTTTTTCGGCTTATTTAAAAAGGAGGAGGATTGACATGGACGATCGACAGTCCAAAGGTGGGAAGCGGTTATTTCAAATCGGCTCACTCTTGTTGTTGGCCGTGTTTACCTTCCTAGCTCTCTTTCCCTTTTACGCTTTGCTCTTAGCTTCTTTTAAACCGGTTACCGAGCTGTTGCGCTTTGGGTTGAACCTAAAGCTGCAGCCGGAATTGTTGAGTTGGGATAACTATCGCTATCTCTTCAGCGATGCCGCGCAAAAGTATCTCACGTGGTACAAGAACAGTGTGCTGGTTACCGCGTTGGCCACCCTTATTACGCTGTTTTTCTCCTCGATGGTGGGTTATGCCTTAGCCATTTACCAATTTCGAGGGAAAAACGTGATCCTCACGCTGATCTTGGTGATGTTGATGGTTCCGGGGGAGATTTTGTTGCTGCCCCTGTTTGAGCAGACGATCGCTCTCGGTCTGATCGACACCTACTGGGGCGTGATTCTTCCCGCGGCGGTCGCTCCCTTTGTGGTGTTCTTCTTTCGCCAATACGCCTTGGGGCTGCCGCGGGAATTGTTGGACGCCGCTCGCATCGACGGCTGCTCTGAATTTGGGATTTTCTTCCGAATCATGGCCCCGCTGATGGCTCCCGCCTTTGGGGCGATGGGGATTTTGACCGCTTTAGGCGCCTGGAACAACTTTATGTGGCCTTTAATCGTTCTGCGCAGCGAGGAAATGTATACGCTTCCAATCGGCTTGTACGGACTGTTAACCCCGTATGGAAACAACTACAACATCTTAATCTCCGGATCGGTGCTCACGATCTTGCCGATTATTATCCTGTTTCTCTTCTTCCAACGCTTCTTTATCTCGGGGATGACGCTTGGCGGAGTGAAACAGTGATATACCGGGCGATACTCGTCACACATTGTTTGATCAGGGACCGAAGTGACTGCACGAAGCTTTTGGTGAGTGTAGGGAACGACGACCCTGTTATAGGGTCAAGTGATGCGGCGCTAGTAAACCATCAAATACCAATATAAGAAAGTGGGGAAAACAATGCCGAAAATCACCTTTATCGGTGCAGGTAGTGCGGTGTTTACCCGTAATCTTTTAGGAGATCTTCTCACCTATCCGGAGTTGGCTGGAAGCCGTGTCTGTTTGATGGATATCGATGCCAAGCGTTTAGGCATGGTGGAAGCGTTGGCGAAACGGATGGTGGAGGAGAGAAAGTCCAACCTCTCGATCCAAGCGACGACCGACCGTAGGGAAGCGTTGCGAGATGCCGATTATGTGATTATTACCATTCAGGTAGGCGGGTTGGAGGCATATAAACAGGACATCGAAATTCCACAGCGATACGGTGTGGAACAATGTGTTGGAGATACGATGGGGCCAGGGGGCGTTTTTCGCGGCCTGCGCCATCTGGCAGTCATCGAGGAGATTGCAAGGGAATTGGAAGAATTGAGCCCCGATGCGTTGATCTTACAGTATACCAATCCGATGGCGATGATCGGTTGGGCGTTAAGCGAGCTGTCACCGCTGAAAACCGTCGGTCTCTGTCACAGTGTGCAAGGTACGGCTGAGGAGCTAGCTGGATACATTGGTGCGCCTGATGAAGAAATCTCCTATTGGGTGGCGGGAATCAACCATGTTGCTTGGTTTTTGAAATTTGAATGGAAGGGCGAGGATGCTTATCCACTGCTGTTTGAAAAGATGAAGGATCAACGGATTTACGGTCAGGATCCGGTCCGGTTCGATCTGCTGCGCCACTTTCAGTATTTTGTAACGGAGTCTAGTGGCCATGCGTCGGAGTATTATCCTTATTTTCGCAAAAACAAAGCGTCATTGGAAAAGTTGGTTTCATCCTTTACCGACCGCAAAAGCGCTTGGTTTGATTTTGGCCGGAGTGGTGGTTATCTGCGCCATTGCTACCACGAAGCGGAACATTACGAAACCGATATAACCGATATGCTGTCACGGGAAGAAATGATCGAGATTCGCCGCTCCCGTGAATATGGAGCACAGATTATTCATGGGATCGAGACAAATCAATTGAAAAGAATCAACGGAAATGTGAGAAATACCGGATTGATTACCAACCTGCCGGAAGGCTGTTGTGTGGAGGTTCCTTGCCTGGTTGATCAGTCAGGGGTTCAGCCCTGTCATGTTGGAAGTCTGCCACCGCAATTGGCAGCATTGATCCGGACCAATGTCAATATGCAGGAGCTGGCGGTGTGGGGCCACATTCATCGCGATAAGGATCTCATCTACCAAGCGATCAAGATGGATCCCTTAACCAGTGCGGTCTGTTCATTGGATGAGGTAGATTCGCTGGTTGGTGAGATGTTTGCGGCACAGGCGGAGTGGCTGCCGCAGTTTAATAAGTGGTTGGCGACAAGTAGTTAGTATTTTCGTGCTTGGAGAAAGAGGTTATGAGCAATAAAAACGCCCTACAGATGAGTCTTTAACTTATCTGGGGGAAGACGAGAGCGATAGTTCATGGCTACTGGTGCTGGAATGCATTGGAGCAGGGATGGACAATTCGCCCCGGTGATAAGAGAACGATAGGCGTAAATCGAGTACAAAAATAAAAAGGGAGGAAATGTAGATGGGTAACCGTTTATGGCGAAAGTTGATCATCGTTTTGTTGATCACCGCTTTCCTCTTTCCGCAATCACTATCGGCCCACAGCGAGAAACAGGGAGCAGCGGTGAATGAACAAAAGGATCAATCGCCTTTTCGGCCCCCTGTGTTTCAAGAAGCTTCGGTTCATGACCCTTCCGTTATCCGGGTCAATGATACGTTTTATGTATTTGGTTCTCATCTTGCGGCGGCCAAGACGGATGACTGGATGCGTTGGGAAACGATCGCTTCTGGGGTTGATGACAAAAATAAATTGATTCCAAACGTCAAAGAAGAATTAAAAGAAACCTTTGACTGGGCAGAGACGGATACGTTGTGGGCGCCGGATGTGATTCAATTGGAAGACGGCCGCTTCTATCTCTATTACAACGCTTGTCGCGGAGATTCCCCAAGGTCCGCGCTCGGGGTTGCGGTCGCCGACGATATCGAAGGGCCGTATCGGGATCAGGGTATTATTTTAAAATCGGGGATGTGGGGGGAACCCAGTGAGGACGGGACCATTTACGATGCAAGAATTCACCCCAATGTAGTCGACCCTGATGCTTTCTTTGATAAGGAAGGGAACTTTTGGATGGTTTATGGCTCCTATTCCGGTGGTATTTTTATCTTGAAAATGGACCCGGAGACAGGTAAGCCCCTTCCTGGGCAAGGATACGGCAAAAAATTGACCGGCGGAAATCACAGCAGAATCGAAGGGCCCTATATTCAGTACAGTCCGGACACCGACTATTATTACTTGTTTCTATCTTTTGGTGGCCTGGATGCCAACGGCGGTTACAACATCCGTGTCGCCCGTTCCAAAAACCCGGACGGCCCCTACTATGATGCAGAAGGAAACAATATGATCGATGTGAAGGCGGATCCGGATCAACCCCTTTTTGACGATCGTTCGATTGAACCTTACGGCGTTAAACTGATGGGCAACTTCCGTTTCCAAGGAAACGATGGTCCCGCTACCGGCTATGTTTCTCCAGGGCACAATTCTACCTACTATGATCCAGACACGGACCAATATTTTTTGATTTTCCATACGCGCTTTCCTGAAAGAGGGGAGGAACATGAGGTCCGGGTCCATCCTATGTTTATCAATGAACAGGGATGGCCGGTGGTCGCCCCCTATCGGTATAGCGGGGAAACGGTTGCAGAAGTGTCGCCAGCAGATGTGATCGGCGATTATCAACTGATCAACCATGGCAAAGATATCTCCACCGATATCAAGGAATCGAAAAGCATTCGGCTGGAATCGAACGGCACCATATCCGGCGAAGTTAATGGAAAATGGAAAAAAACCGGCCCCTACACGGTTAAGCTGACGGTCGATCAAGCCGTCTACCATGGTGTGTTCCTGCGCCAATGGGATCCGGTGAGTGAACGTGAGGTCATGACAGTTAGCGCGCTATCGAAGGAAGGGGTTGCAATTTGGGGCAGCCGAATCATAGACAGAGAAGTGATGGATTGAGGTTTACCGTAATATACTCACCCCTTCAAGTAGCTACAGGAAAGATTCCCTGTAAACCGAACTACTTTGAAGGGGTGATTTTATGGCGAAGATGAATCAAACACATACACAAGCGATTCGACTATATGAAAATAAACATAAGGAAGGAAACAGTGTTAAAAACCATTACCACCAAACCCATCAAATCCTATATGTATTAGAAGGGAAGGGCAGTTGTACGATTGTACAAGACCAATATTCCTTATCCCAGGATACGATGGTGGTGATTGCTCCCTTTACCAACCATTCGATTCGTGCCGACTCAAAGATGACGGTATTGGTGCTTGAATTTAATGAAAGGGCACTAGCATCATCCGAACGAGAGCAATTGGTCTCTAGAGTTTTTCAGCACTCCCGTGTCATCCCGGTAAACCTGTTTGAGAGCAGCGAGTTAAGGCAGTTGTTGCGAAAGATGCTATATGAACAATCACGCGAAGATTCGCTACAGTTTTTGGCGATGCGGATTTTTTTGGCTGAGATTTTATTTGTACTTGTACGGTCGCAACAAACCGCTCATATCAAGGATACCAATGCCTTACGGGTGGAATGGTTACGCAATTATATTGAAACCCATTACTTTGAAATTAAGAGCGCCACCGATATCGCCAACAAAATGGGGATGAGCACGCGCTATATCCATCGTATTTTTAAAGAACACAACAAGAAGACACCGATGCAATATTTAACGGAAGTCCGATTGGATCGGACAAAGAAGATGCTGATCGAAACCGATAAAGATGTTGTCTCCATCTGCTTTGAAGTCGGGTTTGAGTCGGTTTCTACCTTTTATCGCTTGTTTAAAAAGCATGTGGGCATGCCGCCCCATATGTACCGTACTTCTCATAGGGAGATTTGAAAGCGAGGTGATTTGGTTGTATCATCTCATTCTCCAAATGCGAAAAAAACGAACACTATACTGTACAAGCTACGCCTCCTCATTTCATTTCCCTCCTCTCACTGTAATTGATTGAACAATTGACCCGTTTTACCGCTTTTGTTCCGATATTGAGATGATCATTCCTGATCT
This window harbors:
- the araA gene encoding L-arabinose isomerase, translating into MLTKSYEFWFVTGSQHLYGEEALAKVEQHSRQITAGLLHADAIPFPIVFKQVLTTPEEIVNLCIEANADENCAGLITWMHTFSPAKMWIAGLSELRKPLLHLHTQFYRDIPWDRIDMDFMNLHQSAHGDREYGFMGTRLGLARKVVVGHWEDEAVKKRIGGWMRTAVTVCAGKQLKVARFGDNMRHVAVTEGDKVEAQIRFGWSVNGFGVGDLVARINDITDAVVKELFAEYQELYDLPAEAHEDGPIRDSILEQARIELGLKAFLQEGGFHAFTTTFEDLHGMKQLPGLAVQRLMGEGYGFGGEGDWRTAALVRMMKTIAANEGTSFMEDYTYHLEPGNEMILGAHMLEVCPTIAADRPRVAVHPLSIGGKGDPARLIFNGRSGPAINASLVELGGRFRLVINEVDALKPEQAMPHLPVARVLWKPQPSLSESAEAWIYAGGAHHTVFSYVVTTEQLLDWAEMVGIEAVVIDKHTSLPSFRNQLKWNDLHYRLR
- a CDS encoding ABC transporter substrate-binding protein, which gives rise to MAKWIALVAIIALVIAVSFTGPDSGGADGDNHLTLWTFVEQHAEYYNEMAERWNQMYPDRPIVLQVETVPDLSNKLQLSLYTGVAAPDIADIEVNSFPNFLRGEPQLIPLNDIVEPVKEHFVESRFDIYSKDGTYYGAPFHVGATVMYYNKEILDQAQVNPDDIKTWDDFVEAGKQVKQDTGKPMITVDTSDFMLFQPLVIQQGSDFLDENGEVTLDGPVNLQTLQFMHDLIYKHEIAVPTPGGQHHAEEYYGFMNQGGAAAIQMPLWYMGRFTDFMPDLKGKMIVRPMPIMKEGDAKSVGMGGTGTVVTNQAKNPELAKDFLSFAKLSKEANIEIWKQLGFDPPRSEVWNEPAFQQENKYTEYFGNDLYDTLISIKDDIRSPHFGSLSPRIYTAVNSQLQFNVLRRNSQAPEEALNKAAEEMRSLNR
- a CDS encoding carbohydrate ABC transporter permease, producing MKNTLEPAPNKTVNPERWKIGNLLFSQKTAPYLFIAPFVLSFLLFFLYPITNSVIMSFQEILPGERTFIGLENYSRLLNDHFYRALYNTTIYTLLTLIILIPIPLVLAVILNSKLTFARNFFKSALFIPALTSTVIAGVIFRLMFGQQDSALMNSLLIQLGFSPLQWTNNAYTAMFLMVALASWKWIGINILYFLAALQSISKDLYEAAAIDGAGPWTQFRRITLPLLKPVTVFVVTISIIGGIRMFEESYIFWGASSPADIGLTLSVYLYQQGFDYFDLGFGAAIGLVILFITLVFNLIQWKFFGLFKKEED
- a CDS encoding carbohydrate ABC transporter permease: MDDRQSKGGKRLFQIGSLLLLAVFTFLALFPFYALLLASFKPVTELLRFGLNLKLQPELLSWDNYRYLFSDAAQKYLTWYKNSVLVTALATLITLFFSSMVGYALAIYQFRGKNVILTLILVMLMVPGEILLLPLFEQTIALGLIDTYWGVILPAAVAPFVVFFFRQYALGLPRELLDAARIDGCSEFGIFFRIMAPLMAPAFGAMGILTALGAWNNFMWPLIVLRSEEMYTLPIGLYGLLTPYGNNYNILISGSVLTILPIIILFLFFQRFFISGMTLGGVKQ
- a CDS encoding alpha-glucosidase/alpha-galactosidase, whose product is MPKITFIGAGSAVFTRNLLGDLLTYPELAGSRVCLMDIDAKRLGMVEALAKRMVEERKSNLSIQATTDRREALRDADYVIITIQVGGLEAYKQDIEIPQRYGVEQCVGDTMGPGGVFRGLRHLAVIEEIARELEELSPDALILQYTNPMAMIGWALSELSPLKTVGLCHSVQGTAEELAGYIGAPDEEISYWVAGINHVAWFLKFEWKGEDAYPLLFEKMKDQRIYGQDPVRFDLLRHFQYFVTESSGHASEYYPYFRKNKASLEKLVSSFTDRKSAWFDFGRSGGYLRHCYHEAEHYETDITDMLSREEMIEIRRSREYGAQIIHGIETNQLKRINGNVRNTGLITNLPEGCCVEVPCLVDQSGVQPCHVGSLPPQLAALIRTNVNMQELAVWGHIHRDKDLIYQAIKMDPLTSAVCSLDEVDSLVGEMFAAQAEWLPQFNKWLATSS
- a CDS encoding glycoside hydrolase family 43 protein codes for the protein MGNRLWRKLIIVLLITAFLFPQSLSAHSEKQGAAVNEQKDQSPFRPPVFQEASVHDPSVIRVNDTFYVFGSHLAAAKTDDWMRWETIASGVDDKNKLIPNVKEELKETFDWAETDTLWAPDVIQLEDGRFYLYYNACRGDSPRSALGVAVADDIEGPYRDQGIILKSGMWGEPSEDGTIYDARIHPNVVDPDAFFDKEGNFWMVYGSYSGGIFILKMDPETGKPLPGQGYGKKLTGGNHSRIEGPYIQYSPDTDYYYLFLSFGGLDANGGYNIRVARSKNPDGPYYDAEGNNMIDVKADPDQPLFDDRSIEPYGVKLMGNFRFQGNDGPATGYVSPGHNSTYYDPDTDQYFLIFHTRFPERGEEHEVRVHPMFINEQGWPVVAPYRYSGETVAEVSPADVIGDYQLINHGKDISTDIKESKSIRLESNGTISGEVNGKWKKTGPYTVKLTVDQAVYHGVFLRQWDPVSEREVMTVSALSKEGVAIWGSRIIDREVMD
- a CDS encoding AraC family transcriptional regulator; the protein is MAKMNQTHTQAIRLYENKHKEGNSVKNHYHQTHQILYVLEGKGSCTIVQDQYSLSQDTMVVIAPFTNHSIRADSKMTVLVLEFNERALASSEREQLVSRVFQHSRVIPVNLFESSELRQLLRKMLYEQSREDSLQFLAMRIFLAEILFVLVRSQQTAHIKDTNALRVEWLRNYIETHYFEIKSATDIANKMGMSTRYIHRIFKEHNKKTPMQYLTEVRLDRTKKMLIETDKDVVSICFEVGFESVSTFYRLFKKHVGMPPHMYRTSHREI